The Danio rerio strain Tuebingen ecotype United States chromosome 1, GRCz12tu, whole genome shotgun sequence genome includes a region encoding these proteins:
- the dusp27 gene encoding serine/threonine/tyrosine-interacting-like protein 2, with protein MASSVEDQQLQQEEAESVKDVQSHYLRCPSPSFSMMSDRFSTVSDRFSVISGSEAESIFMEPIHLSSTIAAKKIISEELPPRPARVSSPPDSALEPAQQLMVEDLYSRVQELLDERSLYNTPCVLDIQRALLRDRLEAPLSPVDEVWPNVFIAEKSVAVNKGRLKRLGITHVLNAAHGTGVYTGPLFYSGMNIHYMGIEVDDFPDADISPHFRSCAEFLDDALLTHRGKVLVDSMMGVSRSAVLVAAYLMIFQNMSIMEALLEIRKKRAISPNEGFIKQLRQLNETLMEERDEDDDETLSQCSVIDARGRLEEQESVFGVKADSIMVEEEEDGGGSVISSVASSAAAAALRAGVQCGSQQPNMQQPADQPSLPGQTREDEDGDVDRMILEWQKRNEKYQSEDWWEAQLLCEDEDDGEDKTQRAVRPDDLESVTSEDVRMVKERIGRRPRRAASLAGSTSSCSSYVDLWKQRLQELEEQAAARHRLQDQDTSSETQQKKIDDDVQSILSDSSSMYNFCKKNKENLTPLERWKIKRIQFGWNKKENAENGEQSEAEPAAAPDLEDVNLTAYQTWKLKQQKKHGGEENKEEILQMSRGEDTATARRRQRREEVLERSRRNLQESQSVCGWETESALSSSIPLSAFCAGAFPSASVCGDDSMSVLSGRSSVLSGRSTRSLPPAVLETPAPPTPVLGPNGEQMVNIANIQNWIASVVNETLQQKQTEMLMGASVAPSRAGSVFSAGRGVDDDKSSVLSGLSASTGLSRSRAESVVSVGAKARSVLSAAGRAESVFSAGGASQLSCGSRKSKITTTSVPLYSLFQDQVNLHKLDTMEKEIKSDMRDKMASYEIKKITEDNKRSTLYKKKKPKEDDEDVDIAKSNGLEELEARTCEKPKPKRDYGRSGILNLPASANNPTSSIDEWLEHVRPPSSKPRVYDGDSGPIRMSRPAYEELQEPSGLDFTSRRSSVSVEVDEEEDYSFRFSSRNCADDDLDPELSYSSRRSPSFNGLSESTSFASRRSYSRYEDEERSSFQNHSIKQKSSVYEDSGRTAGSRRDEEEDEEISAFIAQIKQRARARVAEEMEDDEVLTAWRKQEESKSHDHK; from the exons ATGGCGTCGTCTGTGGAGGATCAGCAGCTCCAGCAGGAGGAAGCAGAGAGTGTTAAAGATGTGCAGTCACATTACCTGCGCTGTCCTTCACCcag tttctCCATGATGTCAGACCGTTTCTCCACGGTGTCGGACCGGTTCTCTGTCATCTCGGGTTCTGAAGCTGAAAGCATCTTCATGGAGCCCATTCACCTGTCGTCCACCATCGCTGCCAAGAAGATCATcagtgaag agCTGCCGCCCAGACCCGCTCGCGTCTCCTCACCCCCGGACAGCGCTCTGGAGCCGGCGCAGCAGCTGATGGTGGAGGATCTGTACTCCAGGGTGCAGGAGCTGCTGGACGAGCGCAGCCTCTATAACACACCCTGCGTGCTGGACATCCAGAGGGCGCTGCTGCGAGACCGGCTGGAGGCGCCGCTCAGCCCTGTGGACGAGGTGTGGCCGAATGTGTTCATCGCTGAGAA GTCAGTGGCTGTGAATAAAGGCCGTCTGAAGCGTCTGGGCATCACTCATGTGCTGAACGCGGCTCACGGTACGGGTGTCTACACCGGCCCGCTCTTCTACTCCGGCATGAACATCCACTATATGGGCATCGAGGTGGACGACTTCCCGGACGCAGATATCTCCCCTCACTTCCGCTCGTGCGCAGAGTTCCTGGACGACGCTCTGCTCACACACAGGG GTAAGGTGCTGGTGGACTCGATGATGGGCGTGAGCCGGTCTGCGGTGCTCGTAGCTGCTTACCTGATGATCTTCCAGAACATGAGCATCATGGAGGCGCTGCTGGAGATCCGGAAGAAACGAGCCATCAGCCCCAACGAAGGCTTCATAAAGCAGCTGCGGCAGCTCAACGAGACCCTAATGGAGGAGCGGGACGAAGACGATGACGAGACGCTCAGCCAGTGCTCTGTGATCGACGCCCGCGGCCGGCTGGAGGAGCAGGAGAGTGTGTTCGGGGTGAAGGCGGACTCCATcatggtggaggaggaggaggatggagGAGGCAGCGTGATCAGCAGTGTTGCCTCTTCAGCTGCCGCCGCCGCTCTCCGAGCTGGAGTTCAATGTGGATCCCAGCAACCCAACATGCAGCAGCCAGCAGACCAGCCCTCGCTGCCGGGACAGACCCGCGAAGATGAGGATGGGGATGTGGACCGCATGATCCTTGAGTGGCAGAAGCGCAATGAGAAATACCAGAGTGAGGACTGGTGGGAGGCGCAGCTGCTGTGCGAAGATGAAGATGACGGAGAGGATAAGACACAGCGCGCCGTCCGGCCAGACGACCTGGAGAGTGTGACTAGTGAGGATGTGCGGATGGTGAAGGAGCGCATCGGGCGGCGTCCCCGCAGAGCTGCATCACTAGCCGGATCCACTTCCAGCTGCAGCAGCTACGTAGACCTGTGGAAGCAGCGGCTGCAGGAGCTGGAGGAGCAGGCGGCTGCACGACACCGCCTCCAAGACCAGGACACCAGCAGCGAAACACAACAAAAGAAGATCGACGACGATGTGCAGAGCATCCTCTCCGACAGCAGCTCTATGTACAACTTCTGCAAGAAGAACAAGGAGAATCTAACACCTCTGGAGAGATGGAAGATCAAGCGCATTCAGTTCGGCTGGAATAAGAAagagaacgcagagaacggagaGCAGAGCGAGGCTGAACCGGCGGCAGCTCCTGATCTGGAGGACGTCAACCTCACAGCCTATCAGACCTGGAagctaaagcagcagaagaaGCACGGCGGTGAAGAGAACAAGGAGGAGATCCTGCAGATGAGCCGAGGGGAGGACACGGCCACCGCCAGGAGGCGGCAGCGGAGGGAGGAGGTGCTGGAGCGCAGCCGCAGGAACCTGCAGGAGAGCCAGTCAGTATGTGGCTGGGAGACCGAGAGCGCTCTGAGCTCCAGCATCCCACTGTCTGCATTCTGCGCCGGAGCCTTTCCATCCGCCAGCGTCTGCGGAGACGACAGCATGTCTGTGCTGAGCGGGAGGTCCTCAGTGCTGTCAGGGCGAAGCACTCGATCTCTACCTCCTGCTGTCCTGGAGACTCCTGCACCACCCACTCCGGTGCTCGGGCCTAACGGAGAGCAAATGGTGAACATCGCCAACATCCAGAACTGGATCGCCAGTGTAGTGAATGAGACGCTCCAGCAGAAGCAGACGGAGATGCTGATGGGAGCGAGTGTCGCCCCGTCCCGAGCCGGATCCGTGTTCAGTGCTGGACGAGGAGTGGATGATGATAAATCCTCTGTTCTCAGTGGACTATCGGCCTCCACTGGACTGTCCCGCAGTAGGGCTGAATCTGTGGTGTCTGTGGGAGCGAAGGCCCGGTCAGTGCTGTCGGCCGCAGGTAGAGCTGAATCTGTGTTTTCTGCTGGTGGAGCATCTCAGCTGTCCTGTGGCTCGCGCAAAAGCAAGATTACCACCACAAGTGTGCCGCTGTACAGCCTCTTCCAGGACCAGGTGAACCTCCACAAGCTGGACACCATGGAGAAGGAGATCAAATCTGACATGCGGGACAAGATGGCCTCATACGAGATCAAGAAGATCACAGAGGACAACAAGCGCAGCACACTGTACAAGAAGAAAAAGCCAAAGGAGGATGACGAGGATGTAGATATAGCCAAGTCCAATGGGTTAGAGGAACTGGAAGCCCGTACTTGTGAGAAACCAAAACCCAAAAGAGATTACGGGCGTTCAGGAATACTGAACCTTCCGGCGTCAGCCAACAACCCGACCAGCAGCATCGATGAGTGGCTGGAACACGTCAGACCTCCGTCCAGCAAACCCAGAGTTTACGATGGCGACAGTGGTCCCATACGCATGTCTCGGCCAGCCTACGAGGAGCTGCAGGAACCTTCAGGGCTGGACTTTACGAGTCGCAGGAGCTCCGTTTCAGTAGAGGTGGATGAAGAGGAGGATTACAGCTTCAGGTTTTCCTCCAGGAATTGTGCTGATGATGATTTGGATCCAGAGTTGAGCTACTCGTCTCGCAGATCTCCGTCCTTTAACGGTTTAAGCGAATCTACGAGTTTCGCAAGCAGGAGGTCTTACTCTAGATATGAGGACGAGGAGCGGAGCAGCTTCCAGAACCACTCCATCAAGCAGAAATCATCGGTGTATGAGGACTCTGGGAGGACTGCTGGATCCAGACGGGACGAGGAGGAAGATGAGGAAATATCTGCGTTTATTGCTCAGATTAAACAGAGGGCGAGAGCGAGAGTCGCGGAGGAGATGGAGGACGATGAAGTGCTGACCGCATGGAGGAAGCAGGAAGAGTCAAAGTCACATGATCACAAATAA